The DNA window GTGAAAAAAAGCAAACAGCGACACGTTTACGATTTGAAATTGACGATTTTTGCCACAACGTTACTCGCTGCTCCGGCCGCGTCCTTAAGCGTGAATTCGACGCGACGTGCAACTCGCGAGGGATTCGCGCTCTTGCTGCTGTATGAAATTGCGCGGAGCAGCTGTTCAAGCCGGTCATGAGTCACTCCCTCGGTCAGGCGGATAGCAAGGGATTCCCCACTGCTTCCCGTGGAGAGAATCGTCCCGATCCGGGAGCCGTCATAAAGAACGGACTTGCCGTTCACTCTAAGCTCACCAGTTCCGCTGCTGCCTGTCGAGATGCTCAGGGCATCAGTGGTTGCACTGAATCCCGTGAAGCGGACCATCAGGCTGCCGCCGGCAAAGTTCTGTTCATGATCCTGCACGGTCGCATCGGGCGCAAGCAGAAGTGAGCCGCCTCTTGGCGGATAGGTCACTTGGCCCGAGACTCCTCCCAGCACTGGAGAGTTCTGTAAGGCAATCATGAAGCGGTCGGTTGCCTGCTCCGTGTCGCGGACAGACGCGACCATGTTGACCGTCAGTTCCTCAAGATTGCCGCCGAGCGGAGCGATGAGAAGCAGGCCCGTTGCCGCGGCCAGGGTCGTGTTGATGGCACGGCGACTCGCCGTCAGCGTGATGGACCGAGTCCCATTGCCTTTGAGTTGGTCCCCTTGGATGCCGGCTGGGATTTCTGTATTGAGTTGCAGCGTTCCGGCCGTCGCCGTCAATTTGACCGTCACCTGTTCATCCTCGGGACTGCCGGTCACGCTCAATCCTTGCAGCGGAACTCGCTCCTGGGAATTGACCCGCGGTGAGAGCGTCACGATGTCGTCACCAGCATTTCCTATCATTTTCTGAGTCAGAAATCCGCGCAGATCGTCATCTCCAGATCCGCTGAGCAATTGCTCGAGATACGCAGGCTGACTGCTGTCGCTCATGACAATGGTCTGCCGGACAAAGCGCGGCAAGAACAAACTGCCATAGTCAACGACGCCTGTCCGACCCGGGGTCAGATCGGCGGTGATGCTGGAATTGACGCTGGTCAAATCCAGGATGTCTTTACTGCCGCCGTCTTGAGTCTCTGTAATTTCGTCCGTAAACCCGTTGAACATTCCGGTGGGCGTGGCCTTGTTGAACAATCCGCTGAGCAGTGTGAGAGAGCTGAACAAATAACGATCACTGCCGCCGTTGCCGATCAGGCGGTCGTTGCCATTCCCGCCGTTCAGGGCATCCCCCCCCGAGCCGCCGTACAGGGCGTCGTTTCCATCTCCGCCGCTGAGATTGGCCGGAATCGAGCCTGTCACTTCTAACAGGTCGTTCCCGTCGTGTCCGAGGATCTGAATTCGAGACGGATTCGAGACTGTTCCTGCGCTGACGCCGTTAAACATCACGACTGTTCTGTTTGGAGCTGACCCATCAACAACAATCCGGTCGTCAAGATTCGTTCCAACCACTTGCAGCAGTCCGTTTGTCAGCGTGGCTACGATCTGTACGGAAACGGCAGCCGAAAGGCGGTTCGTCGTTCCGTCGAGCGCTTCTGCGAAGGCCGCCATTGAATAGGGCGCTGCCGACAATGCGGTGGTCGTGATGCTCCAGGCTCCCGAGGCATCTGCGCGACGGGTTCCCACGAGGACAGTCTCCCCCGTCAATTGGTTGGTGGCAAACAGACTCACTTTGGCTCGCGGGAGAGTGGAACCACTGAGTGTGGGCGTGTTGTCGAGGGTGAGACCATCGCGCGACGAATCTCCCGTGTCACTGGCTGACGCCAGCAGTGGACGGGGCGTCAGATGAAATACCGAGGTGACTCGATCGCCCCAGTTTCCACGCAGGTCTCGCCCATTCATAGTCAGCGTATGGTCGCCGGGCTCCAAGCCAGCCAATCTCACAAGCAGAATGTTCTGCGTGACCGCTTCCACCGCTGAATCGAATTTTCCGTCCGCGGTATCAATTCCTTTGCCGCTGCCGTTGGGCCCAGATTGATCGAGGAAGTATTCCGGGGTGCGAATTTCGCTGCCGCCCGACGCGATGTCAGAAACGTTCGCCGTAAGTTGGAACTGAGGAATTCCAAGATCGGAGAGCTCCAGGGCGATCTCCAATTGGCTCACCGTCGGTCCCATGCGATCCTGCGGCTTGAGCTGATCGAGCCGCGATTTGAGGCGCGCGAGCACACCCGCATACTTCGGATCTTTGGCCCGATTGCGAAGTTCATAAGGGTCATTTTGTAGATCAAACAACTGCACATCGGAGACCGACTTTTCGGTGTACAGGTAACGCTCTGTGCGGACTGCATATTGCTGCACGCCCGCGTACGGCCCGCTGAAGCGCGGGTTCTGCACGAGAAAATCAGTCCGCCAATCGACGGATTCGCCTGCCACGAGTGGGGCCAGTGAACGGCCATCGATGGTGTGTGTGGTCGTCGCGCCGGCCAGCCCTGCCAGCGTGGCGGTGACGTCGACATTGAGGACAAGTTCATCTCGGACGCGCTGCACCGGATCGCGACCGTCTCGAATGAGCAGCGGGACTCGAATTGACTCTTCGTAGACAAGCCCTTTGCCGAGGTTTCCATGCTCTCCCCATTGAAAACCATTGTCCGATGTGAACACGATCACCGTGTTATCGAGCTGCCCAGTCGCTGTGAGCTTGTCGTAGATGGCCGCAACCGCTTCATCGATGGCCAGCAAGCTCGCCAGCTGCATCTGCCGCAGGCTGTCAATGTAAGCGATTTCCGCGGTGGTGTTATTGGCCGGGACATTGAAGTTGGGCGGGCGCCAGGGCTCGATGTCGTCATATGCATCGAGATGACGAGCCGCCGGGAAGCCTGGATAGTGAGGGGCATGCGGCGCAAAGTAGGCGAAAAAGGGGCCGTTTTCGGCCCCTTGTGAAATGAATTCCGTGACGGCATCCGCCAGGACGTCCGTACTGTAATCGTCCGCTTCCGTCCCTAACTTGGTCAAGACGCCATTATGGTTGATCGTTTCGTTGTAATACCCGACGGGATAGAGCGCGAAATATTCGTCCCAGCCCGGCAGCGGTTGCGTGCCCGGATCCGATTCGAATTCCTGATCGGTGACGAGATTCGTCCGGTCCTTCCCAAACAATCCGGTGCGGTAGCCCGCTGCATCCAGCCACACGGGGAGTGTGCTGTTAATGTCGTAGTTCACGAGCCCGCCCAAGGGGGGCAGGTTGTAAAGCACTCCGGATTGAGAAGCGAGTTGGCCTGTCATTAACGAGGCCCGTGAAGGGCCGCACGAGGCTGTCGGAGTGAAGCTGTTGACGAAATTGGTCGCTGAGCCGCCCAGTAACTGCGATGTCTGGGGCAGGTACGGCAGGGAATCCCAGCGCATGTCGTCCGTGTTGATCAGCACGAAATTCGGTTGGTAGCGAATCTCCTGCGAAAGCACGCTGCGATTGCCTGACTCGTCGGTCTCATACGCGGCGAACGCGAATTGGTTATTGATAAGTGTTGCCGCGTCGACTCGGACGTTCCAGCGACCCTCTGCGTCAGGCCGCGCGGATCCCACTTCTCCGCCGCCAGTCTGGAGGACCGTCACAACCGCCGACGGCTCGGCCGTCCCCTGGATCAAAAAGTTGAAGACGCCAGGCGCTGCATCGACACGCTCGATTGGCCCGGCAACAGGTGCTGGCGTCAACCCATCCATACTGAACAGCACTCGTGGCTCCAGCGTCTGAGCGGTGAGAGCCCCCTGTGAAGTATTGCCGCACCGTCTGCGCCCCCGACTACCGCCACAACGAGTCCAATTGTGTCTCCAGTTCAGCATCAATTGTGTTCCCGTGTCCAAACAACCGTATTTGCGTCAATTGCCTAATGTGCTCCGATGAGCACTGAGCAAATACGGGGCCGCTGGCATGCTCAAGCCTGCCGTTGAGGTCATCCCCCCCTCGCTTACGGCAATTCCAAAGGCGTTGCTCCACCTGGGAATCCGATTTTCCCGCACCGGGATGTCCTTCGGAGGCCGCGAATTTGGAGCCGAATGCACGCCTGAATTGAGCGGTGTCTGAGCTCCCACCAATCCAGCATCAGTTTGGAGGCCAAAAAACGGGATGCAGAGCGTCCGGTTTAGGAGGTTCGGATGTGAGAATGCGATCCCTGCTCCTGAGCGGGCTCTGCAGCGGTCACAACATAGTCAGCGGCCGATCGCGCAGCGTCGTCTTCATCTGTGATCAGCAGCCCGTTTTTCCATCGGCGCCTGCAGCGCCCTGCATCTCAATCAGCGCCCAATTTCCTTGTAGTTTTCTCACACGCAGGGTGATTTTCAGCTTTCCGGCCCGGTCGTCGCGCTCGGCATTCCCTCAGAGCTCCCACTTCCGATGATCCCAGACCATCACTGTTCCGCCGCCGGATTCCCACAGCGAAATGATTCCTTCGAAATCGCTGTCAGCGACAAATGATCTTCGATATGCCTCACCAGCTGCTTCTGATGAGGGTCCAACGACGGCCCTTTCCGCACGGCCCAGGTCTTCAGCGTTCCATTGAGTTCCAGGCGAAAGTCATAGTGCAGCCGGCTCGCCTCGTGCTTTTGAATGACGTAGAGCAGCTTCCCAGGCTGGAGCGAACCGCGACCTTCCGCAGGTTCTGCAGGCTTGTTGCAATCGCGTTGTTTTTGTATTGGGCCAGGCTCATGGAACGAGCATCCGCAGGCGGCCGCCTTCTTAGAGAATCATTTCTCCGCAGTTACTTTTGTGAGACGGCAAAGACGGCTGCTCACTGCTGCTGCGAGGGTGCCACAGGTTTCATCAGGATGTACATTTGCTTTTGCCCTGGGCTATTGAAGTGCGAGCCGTTCTCCTCGGAGCTGGCTCTTTCTGATACCGGTGGGCGCAGAAGCGCCGGACGGATCGTGGCAGCGCGGCGATCACTTCACATTATGTTCAGGGTTTTCAGCCTGGCTGTTGCATCCGCAAATTTCGTCTACGATGTGCTGGTGGGATCTTTTCAACTAGGGGCGAGGCAGCGTCGCTTCCGATCACGAAATTGAAAATGCGCAGTTTTCTCAGACGGCTTTTTTCCCGAAAGCTGGAGCCCCCCCGAATTGGGCGTGCGTCCGGTCAGGCGGACATTCCTTTCACGCAACTGGTCGCCGCAGTGCGGGATTATGCGATTCTTCTGCTGGATCCAGAGGGCCACGTTCGTAGCTGGAATGCTGGTGCCGAGCAGATTAAGGGTTACCGGGCCGATGAAATTATTGGTCAGCATTTCAAAAAGTTCTACCCGCAAGAAGCACAGGCCTTCGGCTGGCCGACGCACGAGTTGAGCGTCGCGGCGTCCACGGGTCGCTTCGAGGATGAAGGCTGGCGGATTCGCAAAGATGGCTCACGCTTTTGGGCCAATGTCGTCATTACCGCCGTGCGGGATCCCGAGCGAGGCGGGCTGATCGGTTATCTGAAAATCACCCGTGATCTGACAGATCGTCGTCTGGCCGAAGACAAGCTGCGGATGAGCGAAGAACGCTTCCGCCTACTGGTCGAGGGTGTCCAGGACTATGCGATTTTCATGCTGGATCCAGACGGGCGCGTCGCCACGTGGAATACGGGCGCCCAGCGGATCAAAGGCTACTCTGCAGAGGAGATCATCGGTGAACACTTTTCCCGATTTTATCCTGCTGAAGCGCTCCAGCGGGGCTGGCCGGAGACGGAGCTCCGGCAGGCCGCCGCGGACGGCCGCTTTGAAGATGAAGGCTGGCGGATTCGGAAGGATGGCTCGCCGTTCTGGGCGAATGTTGTGATCACCGCGCTACGGGATCAGACCGGCATCCTGCGTGGCTTTGCCAAGGTCACCCGAGACCTTTCGGAGCGGAGACGGGCCGAAGATCAAGCCAGACAGTTGCTGCAGGAGGAGGCCTCCCGGAAGGCGGCGGAGGCCAGTTTCCAGGAAGCTCAGTCGGCCCGTGACGAAGAACGTCGTCATCGCTCACAGTTACAGGTCACACTCAGCAGTATCGGCGACGCCGTGATTGTGACCGACTGCGCAGGGCGAGTGACGTTTCTGAACCCGGTTGCGACGGAACTGACTGGGTGGACCCCAGAGACGGCGGCGGGATCGCCGCTGGATGATGTCTTTCAGATCGTCAACGAAGAGACCCGCCGACCCGTGGAAAGTCCCGTCACGAAAGTTCTGCGGGAAGGAGTCGTTGTCGGGTTGGCTAACCACACGGTTCTGATTGCCAGGAACGGCCGGGAAGTTCCAATCGACGACTCTGGAGCTCCGATCCGTGGCCAAAACGGCGAAATCGCAGGGGTGGTCCTGGTTTTTCGTGACGTGACGGAGGCGCGCCGCGCGGTTGAGACCCGGCTGCATCTCGCGGCGATCGTCGAGTCCTCGGATGACGCCATCATTGGCCAAGATTTGCAGGGCACCATTCTGAGCTGGAACTCAGGGGCGCAGCGATTGTACGGATATCGCGCAGAAGACATTATCGGTCGACCGCTGACGGCGCTTGCGCCTCCCGATCACGCCGATGAAATGCCGCAGATGCTGCAGCAGATCATGCAGGGCGAGCATATCGAACATTTTGAAACGGTACGAATGCGCGTCGATGGCACTCGCGTCGACGTCTCGTTGACGGTTTCCCCCATCCGCAATGCCTCGGGGAATGTAATCGGGGCGTCAAAAATTGCGAGAGACATCTCTGAACGCAAACGCGAAGACCGCCGTAAAAACGAATTTCTCGCCATTCTTGCTCACGAACTCCGTAACCCGCTCGCCGCCCTGCGGAGCGGTCTCGACGTCCTGCAATTGCCTGGAAGCGATGCGGCGGAAACAACCGAGATCCTGACCATCATGTCAGGCCAAATGGATCATCTGGTGCGGATGGTCGATGACTTGCTGGACATCAGCCGGATCGCGCGGGGAACGCTCGAGCTTCGCAAGAGCCGTGTGTCGCTCCAGCAGATCGTCAAATCAGCCGTTGAAATGTGCGCCCCGGGCGTGGCAGCGCGCGAGCAGAAGCTCCATGTTAGATTGCCCGATGAGGATATTCCATTATTCGCTGACAACACGCGACTGGCGCAGGCCATTTCCAATCTGGTGACGAACGCGTCCAAGTACAGCGGCCGCGGCGACCCGATTTCAGTCACTGTCGAAAAATCCGGAGATACGGCCTGCATCCGTGTCCGCGACGTAGGGATCGGCATCCCGCCGCCCCAGCTGTCTGGAATCTTTGAAATGTTCGCACAGCTGAAGCAGACCTCGGCGACGACGCAAAACGGCATGGGCGTGGGGCTGGCGATCGTCAAGCGGCTGGTCGAGTTACATGGCGGCGTAGTCGAAGCGCACAGCGCTGGACCGGGACGAGGCAGTGAATTTCTGATCCGATTGCCGGCGTCAACGCCACTTGGCGGCGAAAGCGCGGGAAACGAATAGATCAACCGTTTCGATGGAGCTGCACACGTTGAGTTCAAAATGACTTTTGAACCTGGGCCAATGGGCTAACGATGAATGCGACATCCCTGGGGTACTTGCTGCTCGCCGTAGCGCTGATCGCGCTGAATGGGTTTTTCGTTCTCGCCGAGTTTGCGCTCGTGAAAGTGCGGGCAACACGCATCGAAGAATTGGCGCGGCAAAAGCACCGCCGCGCCATCCGGGCTCGGCAACTGGTCCTGCATCTCGACCAGTCGTTGGCGGCGACCCAGCTCGGCATTACGCTGGCGAGCTTAGGACTCGGCTGGGTCGGCGAACCGGCTTTTGCGAGCCTGCTGACGCCGCTCCTGGGCCGGATGGAAGCCTGGTCACCGGCACTGCGGCACACGCTCGCCCTCGGGCTGGCTTTTGCCATCATCACGTTCTTGCACATCCTGCTCGGGGAGCTGGCTCCCAAAAGCCTTGCGATCCGGCGGCCTGAACAATGCGCGCTGGCGATCGCGTATCCGCTGCAGTGGGCCACATGGCTTTTTTACGGGCCGATGAAATTACTCAACGGCGCCTCCGATCTCGTTTTGCGTCTGGTCGGTCTGGGGAACGCCAGTCCCGAGATCGCTCATACCGAACATGAGCTGCGGAGTCTGCTCACAACAGCCGAAACGACTCGGGAGTTTCCGCTCGACCGGGTGCTGATGTTGGAAAATATCTTTGATCTTGGACAGCAGACTGTCCGCGACGCAATGATCCCGTGGTCGGAAGTCAGTTGCTTGCGTCAAATTCTCTCCTACCGAGAGGTGCTGGAACAAATCGCGGCCAGGCACTTTTCACGCTGGCCGGTGCTGGAGCAGGATGGCGTTCCTCGGAGTTACTTGTTGGCCAAGGATCTGCTGCTCCCTGGAACCGTCAACGACTGGGGGGCAGCCTGCCGACCCTTAGCGGCGGTGTCGCCTGAGGATCACCTGGAAGTCACCCTCCGGCGTCTGCAGAAGGCGGGGGGCAACCTGGCCGTCGTCGTGGAGCACGGCAGGCCCCAAGGGCTCATCACTCTCGAAGATATCCTGGAAGAAATTGTCGGCCGAATTGAAGACGAATACCCCCGGTTGCCCAAGTCGACTCTGAGGGACGTGGTGCAGGCGGGAGGGATTGTGCTGGACATGGAGGCTGAGTCTCCCGGCATGGCAATCGATGAAATGAGCTCGGTTCTCTTTCTGGACGATCCGACCTTGCTCACCCAATTACGAAAGCAGTTGTTGCCGCTCGGTGAGCAGCCCCTGCGCCGCCTCGGACCAGAAACTGCGATACGACTCGTCAGGGTCGCTGGCGTCCAACGACCGCGGATCGTCTTCGGCCGGTTGATTGCGGGCCTTGCAATCGATGACGTGCCGGATGAGCCTGTGCGACTCCTGTTCCTGGTTGTGACTCCGCTAGAGCGGCCCCATATCCAGGTAGCGCTCCTCCAGCAACTGGAGGCCGTGATCGACAGCGATTTTTTGCGCGAGCGATTGTTGCGGGCGAGCACTTCCGCTGCGGTGCTGGAGATCTTCAATTCTGCGGACGCGGCAGCGACCGGATAGGTAAAAGGTGTTCGAGGAGAAGCGGCGGCCCCGGTCCGGTTCACCGTCCCACCCGGGATCGTCTCCGTTGCCAACGTTCCAATAAGTACAATAGCCGCTGATCGGCCAGAGGCAGCCGCGCTCTGGGACGGCTTTCAAAGCCGCTGAGCAAACGCTTGAGACGATCCGACTCGAAGTCGGAGATGAGCTGCGGATGTAAGTAATAACTGCGGCACACGGATGCTGTATTACCCAGCCGCTGGGACGCTTGCCGGAGAACCATGGAAATCGCGCGGCGGGTGGGTCGAGCCCCGCAAATGTCCGCGAACGCTGCAGCGGCCATCGCCGTGGCCTGCCAGGTCCGGAAGTCCTTCGCCGTGACATGGCGTCCGCAAGCACGTTCGAGGAAAAGATTGATGTCCGCGGCTGTCAACGCTCGGGACGCCGCACCGTCCGGCAGCGAGAGCAACGTCGATCCTCCAAACTCGACGAGTTCGCCGAGCAGCGGCGCGACAACGCGATCCCGAAAGGACGTTTGGCGACGTTTGCCGCTCTTACCGATGAAATCCAGGTGAATTTCGGTGCCAGAGATCTGGATGTGTCGCGGTTCGAGAGTGGTCAGACCATACGACGCGTTGTCCCGCGTGTACTCGCGGTTTCCCACACGAATCGCAGTCGCGTCCAGCAAGCGCACGGCGACCGCCGCCAATTTTTCGAGAGTCCAGCCGGGTCGCCGCAGTTCGCGACTGACGCGGCTGCGAAGACGGCCTAAGGTCTCGCCAAGGTTCTGAAGGTTGGCGAACTTTTCGAGATTGGCGGCTGCTTGCCAGCGCGCGTGATAAATGTACTGCTTCCGCCCGCGCTGGTCGCGGCCAGTCGCTTGGAGATGCCCGCGCGGCCGACGACAAATCCACACGTCCGTCCACGCTGGAGGAATGACGAGGGCCGCAATACGCCCGAGGATCGCGGCGTCTTTGACAAGACTTCCGTCAGGGCAGAAGTACACGAACCCAGATCCGCGCTGCTGACGCGTGTATCCGGCGATCTGGCTGCTGATGTAAACCAGCCGAGCCTGCGAGGCAATTTCGCTGGGACGGCCAATGACTCTTCGGACCGCAGAGGCTGTGCATTGAAGAATTGTTCGAGACGCTCGGCGCGATTCGTTCGGCACGACTCTCAACTCCGGTTGCTTTTCAATTGAACGATCGTTGCTTCCTTGCAACCGGTATTCCCGCCCTGACCTGGCATGCTGGTTCGCTAGACTATGCCTCGTGCTGGCCCTTCGATTTCACGCCCTCGGTCTGCGTTTCCGCAGCAAGATCTTCGCAGGCCGTATCGACTTTGCCTTCATCGATCGCCTGACGAGCACATTCGGCAAGCTTGAGGTAGCGACTGCGAAAAACTTCCAGTTCTTGCTCGCTGAGTTCCTCCAGGTCAAGCATGGCGTTATGCGCCCCTTCGACGGCGCGAATGATCTCATCAAGTTTGATCTGGGTGGCCGCAGAATCACGGTTCTGAGTGTTCTGAATCAAAAAGACCATCAGAAACGTGATGATCGTCGTTCCGGTATTAATGACCAGTTGCCAGGTGTCGCTGTACCCAAACAACGGCCCTGACACGGCCCAGGCCGCCACGATCGACACGGAGAGCAAGAATGCGAACGGATGCCCAGTCCAGTGGGAAGCGCCTTTCGCGAATTTATTGAAACCAGCAGCGATCTTCATGACATCTCTTTGATGAAATCAGCAAGTGACAGGTTGGAGCCGAATCGAATCCCGAGGGGGTGGGATCCGATTCAGTCTCCTGCAGCCTGTGTTGTTTCTAGCGGCGACATCATTCTTCGTCGTCGTCGCTGGCGATCATCAGCGCGGCTTCATTGACGGTCTCAGACAGAGCAGACAGCTTTTCGTCGGCCGCTTCTTCCTCGCTCAGGTTCTGTTTGAGCAATTTCAGCGCGGTGCCATGTCCGAGCGCCTCGGCCCAGGTACAAAGAGTGCCGTAGGTAGCGATTTCGTAATGTTCGACCTTTTGAGCCGCGGCGATAATTAAGGCGTCGAGCACCTCAGGAGCCGCTTCTTCTTCCAGGATTGAAGCACCTTCCTCAAGTAAACCCTCCATGGCATCGCACTTCTTCGCACGCGGCTTGAGTTCGAGTGATTCGAAGGCCGCCTCGACTCGTTCCACATGTGATTTCGTTTCTTCCAGATGGGCTTCGATTGCGTCGCGCAGCTGTTCGCTAGTCGCGCTTTTCGCCATCTTGGGAAGAGCCTTCACCAACTGCTTTTCAGCGCTGAGCACATCGCGCAGCTCGTCTACAAACGCGTCTTCCAAAGAATTCAGCGGCATGTGTTTCTCTCTTGGGGTGTCATGACAAAAAGGACTATGGACTGAAATTGGGCATTGGCATTTTTTATGCCAATACGCAATTTCAGGATCCCGGTTTCGGCGCGGTCGGGCCGTCCGCTGGCGTTCCGAAGAACACACAATTTCCATCGCCCGAGCGGACCCGCTGCGATCAAGG is part of the Planctomicrobium piriforme genome and encodes:
- a CDS encoding sulfatase-like hydrolase/transferase, translating into MLFSMDGLTPAPVAGPIERVDAAPGVFNFLIQGTAEPSAVVTVLQTGGGEVGSARPDAEGRWNVRVDAATLINNQFAFAAYETDESGNRSVLSQEIRYQPNFVLINTDDMRWDSLPYLPQTSQLLGGSATNFVNSFTPTASCGPSRASLMTGQLASQSGVLYNLPPLGGLVNYDINSTLPVWLDAAGYRTGLFGKDRTNLVTDQEFESDPGTQPLPGWDEYFALYPVGYYNETINHNGVLTKLGTEADDYSTDVLADAVTEFISQGAENGPFFAYFAPHAPHYPGFPAARHLDAYDDIEPWRPPNFNVPANNTTAEIAYIDSLRQMQLASLLAIDEAVAAIYDKLTATGQLDNTVIVFTSDNGFQWGEHGNLGKGLVYEESIRVPLLIRDGRDPVQRVRDELVLNVDVTATLAGLAGATTTHTIDGRSLAPLVAGESVDWRTDFLVQNPRFSGPYAGVQQYAVRTERYLYTEKSVSDVQLFDLQNDPYELRNRAKDPKYAGVLARLKSRLDQLKPQDRMGPTVSQLEIALELSDLGIPQFQLTANVSDIASGGSEIRTPEYFLDQSGPNGSGKGIDTADGKFDSAVEAVTQNILLVRLAGLEPGDHTLTMNGRDLRGNWGDRVTSVFHLTPRPLLASASDTGDSSRDGLTLDNTPTLSGSTLPRAKVSLFATNQLTGETVLVGTRRADASGAWSITTTALSAAPYSMAAFAEALDGTTNRLSAAVSVQIVATLTNGLLQVVGTNLDDRIVVDGSAPNRTVVMFNGVSAGTVSNPSRIQILGHDGNDLLEVTGSIPANLSGGDGNDALYGGSGGDALNGGNGNDRLIGNGGSDRYLFSSLTLLSGLFNKATPTGMFNGFTDEITETQDGGSKDILDLTSVNSSITADLTPGRTGVVDYGSLFLPRFVRQTIVMSDSSQPAYLEQLLSGSGDDDLRGFLTQKMIGNAGDDIVTLSPRVNSQERVPLQGLSVTGSPEDEQVTVKLTATAGTLQLNTEIPAGIQGDQLKGNGTRSITLTASRRAINTTLAAATGLLLIAPLGGNLEELTVNMVASVRDTEQATDRFMIALQNSPVLGGVSGQVTYPPRGGSLLLAPDATVQDHEQNFAGGSLMVRFTGFSATTDALSISTGSSGTGELRVNGKSVLYDGSRIGTILSTGSSGESLAIRLTEGVTHDRLEQLLRAISYSSKSANPSRVARRVEFTLKDAAGAASNVVAKIVNFKS
- a CDS encoding DNA polymerase ligase N-terminal domain-containing protein — translated: MQKQRDCNKPAEPAEGRGSLQPGKLLYVIQKHEASRLHYDFRLELNGTLKTWAVRKGPSLDPHQKQLVRHIEDHLSLTAISKESFRCGNPAAEQ
- a CDS encoding PAS domain S-box protein, whose product is MRSFLRRLFSRKLEPPRIGRASGQADIPFTQLVAAVRDYAILLLDPEGHVRSWNAGAEQIKGYRADEIIGQHFKKFYPQEAQAFGWPTHELSVAASTGRFEDEGWRIRKDGSRFWANVVITAVRDPERGGLIGYLKITRDLTDRRLAEDKLRMSEERFRLLVEGVQDYAIFMLDPDGRVATWNTGAQRIKGYSAEEIIGEHFSRFYPAEALQRGWPETELRQAAADGRFEDEGWRIRKDGSPFWANVVITALRDQTGILRGFAKVTRDLSERRRAEDQARQLLQEEASRKAAEASFQEAQSARDEERRHRSQLQVTLSSIGDAVIVTDCAGRVTFLNPVATELTGWTPETAAGSPLDDVFQIVNEETRRPVESPVTKVLREGVVVGLANHTVLIARNGREVPIDDSGAPIRGQNGEIAGVVLVFRDVTEARRAVETRLHLAAIVESSDDAIIGQDLQGTILSWNSGAQRLYGYRAEDIIGRPLTALAPPDHADEMPQMLQQIMQGEHIEHFETVRMRVDGTRVDVSLTVSPIRNASGNVIGASKIARDISERKREDRRKNEFLAILAHELRNPLAALRSGLDVLQLPGSDAAETTEILTIMSGQMDHLVRMVDDLLDISRIARGTLELRKSRVSLQQIVKSAVEMCAPGVAAREQKLHVRLPDEDIPLFADNTRLAQAISNLVTNASKYSGRGDPISVTVEKSGDTACIRVRDVGIGIPPPQLSGIFEMFAQLKQTSATTQNGMGVGLAIVKRLVELHGGVVEAHSAGPGRGSEFLIRLPASTPLGGESAGNE
- a CDS encoding CNNM domain-containing protein: MNATSLGYLLLAVALIALNGFFVLAEFALVKVRATRIEELARQKHRRAIRARQLVLHLDQSLAATQLGITLASLGLGWVGEPAFASLLTPLLGRMEAWSPALRHTLALGLAFAIITFLHILLGELAPKSLAIRRPEQCALAIAYPLQWATWLFYGPMKLLNGASDLVLRLVGLGNASPEIAHTEHELRSLLTTAETTREFPLDRVLMLENIFDLGQQTVRDAMIPWSEVSCLRQILSYREVLEQIAARHFSRWPVLEQDGVPRSYLLAKDLLLPGTVNDWGAACRPLAAVSPEDHLEVTLRRLQKAGGNLAVVVEHGRPQGLITLEDILEEIVGRIEDEYPRLPKSTLRDVVQAGGIVLDMEAESPGMAIDEMSSVLFLDDPTLLTQLRKQLLPLGEQPLRRLGPETAIRLVRVAGVQRPRIVFGRLIAGLAIDDVPDEPVRLLFLVVTPLERPHIQVALLQQLEAVIDSDFLRERLLRASTSAAVLEIFNSADAAATG
- a CDS encoding DNA topoisomerase IB; its protein translation is MPNESRRASRTILQCTASAVRRVIGRPSEIASQARLVYISSQIAGYTRQQRGSGFVYFCPDGSLVKDAAILGRIAALVIPPAWTDVWICRRPRGHLQATGRDQRGRKQYIYHARWQAAANLEKFANLQNLGETLGRLRSRVSRELRRPGWTLEKLAAVAVRLLDATAIRVGNREYTRDNASYGLTTLEPRHIQISGTEIHLDFIGKSGKRRQTSFRDRVVAPLLGELVEFGGSTLLSLPDGAASRALTAADINLFLERACGRHVTAKDFRTWQATAMAAAAFADICGARPTRRAISMVLRQASQRLGNTASVCRSYYLHPQLISDFESDRLKRLLSGFESRPRARLPLADQRLLYLLERWQRRRSRVGR
- a CDS encoding low affinity iron permease family protein; translated protein: MKIAAGFNKFAKGASHWTGHPFAFLLSVSIVAAWAVSGPLFGYSDTWQLVINTGTTIITFLMVFLIQNTQNRDSAATQIKLDEIIRAVEGAHNAMLDLEELSEQELEVFRSRYLKLAECARQAIDEGKVDTACEDLAAETQTEGVKSKGQHEA
- a CDS encoding YciE/YciF ferroxidase family protein, whose product is MPLNSLEDAFVDELRDVLSAEKQLVKALPKMAKSATSEQLRDAIEAHLEETKSHVERVEAAFESLELKPRAKKCDAMEGLLEEGASILEEEAAPEVLDALIIAAAQKVEHYEIATYGTLCTWAEALGHGTALKLLKQNLSEEEAADEKLSALSETVNEAALMIASDDDEE